The genomic region TATATCTCCCGCTTGACCAGGCGTAAGGAGTGCATTGGAGGCTTGTCTCCTGCATGACCGTTGGTAGTGTTGGCTTTTGCCGATGTATGGGCGTCTTGCCCAATGGAGTTATCTATTTCCCTCAACAACAACAAAAAAGCAATACAACAATGAGAAAACCTCTCTTCCTACGGGAAAAAAAATGTCTTCAAAACATTTAAACGACACAAGCTAGAGGCCTCATGCGCTATGCACGCAATTACGGTACAAGTAAGAAACTATAAACGTCGTAAAAGACTTATATTCAACTTCACACATGCTCAATACCCTAATACATAAGGGTCCAGATTGCCTTGACTTGAGCCCAAACCCAAAACAGATCTCCCATTAGCCCAAGATTGAGCTCATGCCCAATGACTCGAGACCAAACCCAAGCCACCGTATGCGTAGTGATGCTCCTTTTTGCCTCCATCGAATCGTCGTGATGTCCTTCAGCAACGCACTTGTGGACCACGCGTTAAACTAATGTTTTGATAAGAAAATATATTTCTCTGATATTTTTTTTACTTTGATATTTGGTGCAAAAAAGAAAAAGAAAAGCGTACCAGTAGGGTTGCGAGAAAATTACAGATTCCCCTGTTTCATTTTGTTTTCAGTAAAAATTTCCAAAATCAAAATTTGTAAAACCAAAATACACCCTGCTTGCTACAAGCACAATCCGCGCCACATTGAGAAGTCAGAAGTCAGAAGTCAGAACCAAAAAAAGACACTGCGCGGATCGACTTTCTATGCCGTCGATAAGAACCCAGATCGAACGAGCTAAAATCCACAATCCGTGTCACACTTAAAAGGCTAAAACAATTCTCTCAACCAATAAAAACAATTGGCGCGGATCGACTCTTCAAGCCGTCCATTAGCACCCATATCCAACGATCACCATCAAGCCCCCAAACTCATTTCCCGAGTTCCCTTCTATATAAACACCCTTTATCTCCGCCAAATCAAATCATCCCAAATTCTCATTTCTCTCATCTTCCATCAAAATCAAACTCTCTCCTTCAATTTTTCCGGTGAACAATGTCAGGCCGCGGCAAAGGAGGCAAGGGATTGGGAAAGGGAGGAGCCAAGCGTCACAGGAAGGTGCTGAGGGATAACATCCAGGGCATCACTAAGCCCGCCATCCGCCGTTTGGCTCGCAGAGGCGGCGTCAAGCGTATCTCCGGTCTCATCTATGAAGAAACCAGAGGCGTCCTCAAGATCTTCCTCGAAAACGTCATCCGTGACGCCGTCACCTACACTGAGCACGCCCGGAGGAAGACCGTCACCGCCATGGACGTCGTCTATGCTTTGAAGAGGCAGGGGAGGACCCTCTACGGATTTGGGGGTTAAATCGTTGGGTGTTGGTTTAGGGTTGCTTCCAGGATTGGAGTTTAGATCTGGGTGCTATGGATATTCTGTAATAAAATTAGCTGTTCATGTAATTTGTACCCTCATTTCGAAGTAATAGTAGTTTGTTATGTTTTTGCATCATTTTCATCTCTGTGAATGATTCTGTTCTACTTGTTTAATTGTGGTGTCACTGTTTGACCCGGTTGGGCTGGGACTCGATGCAGCCCAATCACCTTAGACGACGCCGTGCAAGTTGCATAGCTTTTATTTAGTCTCTCTAAGCAGGGTAGCAGCAGAGGCTCCGTCTTTTTGTAAGAAATGGCGTCCAAAGCGCTACTCCGAACCGGAGCTTCTCTGATGAACCGGTTGCTATCAAAACCATTGCTCCACTCGAATTCGAATCACCAGATTGTTTCCCACGGCCTCGAAATCACTCCCAAGTGATTCCCATCTCTCTCAAACTTGGATGCTTCCCTCCGTTTTCCCCAAATCGACACCGAATCGATTACAAAGGTCTTCAATGAGGGCTTCGTGTACCCTTGTGGCCTACCTTATCTCCCCCTTATCTTACCTGAAGGTAATCTTTCTCGCTCTCATGTTCGGTTTATGCATTTTTATTTTATTTGATAAAGCAATCTTTCAGTATTATGAATCAATTGTCTTGTTTAGTTCCTTAGGAAATGTGGGAAAGATTTCAAAAGCAGTAGTTTCGCTTAGTTATGGGTTATTAGGATTGATGACTGAAGTAAACGGCGTTCTATAGAGTGAGGGTTTCATTTGTCTTTGTTTTGAAAAGGATTTGGGTTTTGTTTAGTTGCTGAGAAATTTTGGAACCCAGAAGTGTTTTTGGTGAATGAGAATGAAAATTTTTGGTTAACTGAGTTCATAGATTTGTAACACAAGGAAGCATTTCAATAGTAATGTCATATGCTCCGAGACTCTGAGTTGAACAAGGATCAGCTTCTAACTTCTAAGCAAGTCCATCATCGGCAGCTTCTCGTACCTCTATATTGAGTTTACTGCGTTTTGGTTCTATGTGATAAGTTTTGATGGGATGCCAAACTGAAACACTTAAGTCTTATGAGCTTGGCTTTTCCATCCATTTTATGGAAATTGTGTTGAGGCTTAATGTATCTTGCATGGCACTTCTAGGTTTATGATCAGTGTGTTTAAGCTAGTGCAAGACATCAGTAAGTTTCTATTGTGATATTCATTGTTTGTGGGGAGAAGTTGCTTTGGAGAATGAGACTATGTTCTTAAAGTATGTTAAAGGTTTCACATCACTTGCATATCTTTGTCAAAACTTGTATAATTCAGAATTTCAGATGGATTTGTGTATCAAGTTAGATTTCTTTTTTATGAGTATTGTGTAGTGTTTAATTTCTGCCTCTGTTAGAGTTAAGATTGGCACTTTAAACTGGGAGTCGAACGCTCTGCTAGTTGTCCTGTAGGCAATGCCAGTCAAGTAGGCTGCATGCCAATCAGACTTGCACAAAAGTTATTTGGACACAGTGTGTCTTTCTCTTTGGTTTACACTTACCTGGTTTATTATTTATCTTTCAGGAGATGAGTCTTCATCAAATGAGCCAATGATCTTATTTCCGAAGCGGACATTCCAGCCTAGTACTATCAGGCGTAAGAGGAACCATGGGTTTTTTGCTCGGTATCTCCCTCCCTTCCACTCTCTCTCTCTTTGTGTCTCTCTTACACACACACACAATCCATATGATAGGTTTAAGAGAACTTAATGTTCCTTCTAAAATTGGTTTTTTCTTATGTTATGTGATGTACCCGTAGTTGGATTTTAGACATCTTCTAGAATAAATATTATGTTTGTTGTTATGCAGTCTTATATTGCAAACTTTAGGTTTAGCTAGTTATGAAGGAATAAAACTGAATGTGGTTGGCTGAAGTGCTACCCATTCCCTCACAATGCTTTTCTTTGATACCAACGTTACTGAGCATATTTAGTTCTTTACGGCATGTAATTTCAATTCTCTAGTAGTCTGGATAGTAGATGCTTTAACCTAGCCTTGTTAAGAAACACTATAGAAACCAGTGAACTGTATTGCTACTTTGATAGTCGTATAAGCCTATGAAAACACTTCATTTCTGTAGTCTAATCGGCAGTTAAATCAAGTTTTTGTTTCAATTGTCTCTCATTTGAGGGATAGGTTTTTATCTCTTTGCACAGCTTGTCTTCCCTTATGTTTATGTCTCAACTCTGCCAAGGTTTTGCAAGAATGACTAACATACTTCTCACATGAACAGCAAGGCAACCAAGGGTGGACGGAGAGTAATTGCCCGAAGAATAGCGAAGGGTCGTGCAAGAATTACGGCTTAGCATCTCTTACCCCGGCCTAGTCATAATTAATCTTAATGAGCGAAAATCTAGGTTATAAGCTCATGTTTAGCATCTCATTGGTACTTGTAGTTGCTCATACCTCGACGTACCCTGGCCTTAATATTCTTTCAGAGATAATTTTGTTATCAGACTTATCAGTATTTCATGGTGTATGTGAGTTTTGTACGGTGGGCATTCTTTTTGCTTTGAGTATCAATTATATATCCAATCTGCTCACAATTCAGTAGCAAAAGAGTCGGCAGACATAGCATGCGATAGGTTCAAGATGAGATGGTCTGGACTCTGGAGTGGTGACTTATTGCTGTCTATTCCCTGTGTGAATTCTATAGTGACTGTGTGTGGCTTGAGTTAGATCAATGTTATATATCATACATTTGTAACTGGAGAAAAAAATTATCCACACTTTCCTACAGACTTACCAATTACATAGGAAACAATTAATTGAAGCAGTACAACTCTAACTTGAAGCTGTTTAAGTGTATGTCCAGACTTTCTAAAGCCGAGAGGTCACTTGAAGTGTATCAAGCCAATGTACAACACTACAACTCATAACTTTAACTGCTCTAACGTAAGCAGTACATTAATCAGAAGCCTAACATAAAGGAACTGAAATTTACCCTTATAATTTTACAATTCACATTTCTTATTTTTAATTTGTTAAAACACAGATAAAAAAAAAAACATATTACTAGAAACATACCAAAAGAGAAAATAAAAAGTATAGATTGTAAAATGAGGATTGTAAAATTTCAATTTCTTTAAATAATTACATCAAAAGTTCAAAACGACTTCTTATCAATTATATTTTATTTCTATTTGATAAGAAAATATATTCCTTCCATATTAGATTATATTTAGGTGCAAAAAAAAAAAAATAACCAAAACAAAAAGCCTCTACTAGTAAAACTGTAAAAGAGCTAACAGCACAATCCGCGCGCCACACTCTCAGAACCAATTAAAAGACACTGCGCGGATCGACTTTATATGCCGTCGATAGTCACCCAGATCCAACGGCCAGTATTCAATCCCCATCCCAGTATTCACACTGGAAAACCACAATCCGCGCTAAACCCAAAACAAATGCTTACAACCAATAAGCATACATGACGCGGATCGCCTCTCCACACCGTTGATAAGCACCCTTATCCAACGACCCCTATTAAACCCCAAACATTTTCCCGATTCCAAATCCCTAATTCCCTTCCCTATATAAAAACCCAACCTTCCTCTCTCCTTCACATCAAATCTTTCATCCAAATCAGAGTTTATCTCTTCTCAAAATTTTCCGGCGAAAATGTCAGGACGCGGCAAGGGAGGCAAGGGATTGGGCAAAGGAGGAGCCAAGCGTCACAGGAAGGTTCTCCGGGACAACATCCAGGGCATCACCAAGCCCGCCATTCGCCGTTTGGCTCGCAGAGGCGGTGTCAAGCGTATCTCTGGTCTCATCTATGAAGAGACCAGAGGTGTCCTCAAGATCTTTCTAGAGAACGTCATCCGTGACGCCGTCACTTATACTGAGCACGCTCGCAGGAAGACCGTCACCGCCATGGACGTCGTCTATGCTTTGAAGAGACAGGGAAGGACCCTCTATGGATTTGGGGGTTAATTCAGATTACGGCTTGTTTAGGATTTGGGGTTTAGATCTGGGTGTCATGAAATTGTAATACAAGTTTGATTTCTCAGTAAATTTGGCTGTTTCTTCTTTTTCTTACTATGTGGTTTGGTTTTTTTTTTTGATGGCTTCGTTAGATTGAAACTAGAATACTAGCATTATAACAAATTCCAGAACCAAGTGATTAGCAGCGTGCAATTTTTAGATCGTCATATTTGATCGACATGTTTCATGTCACTAAACCCTGATGCCGAAAATTTATATGGAACTTTTCTTCTTGGTCTTAAACATCTTTGTCTTTGAAATGTTTGTGAGGCCAAAAGGTCATGAAGAATTATGGTCACTTGCACCTCTGAAGTTAAATAAACTTCTGAAAATATAAGGCATGAATTGCATCATACATTTGGATTTGCATTGCACAGCTGCAGTAGTATGTACTGGTCACTGGCCACAAGCCATAGTGTTTATACTTCCCATTACTGTCGAAGAACACTGACTGGAAAAGCCATGGAGGCATATTCTGTGACACCCGGCAATTTAGTTGGGCTGACGCCTATGCTATTCGGACAATGTAGTTCACTTGATGAAGCAAGCTTTGGGTGCTTGATAAAATTGCAGTATCAACCATGAAAAATCCCATCACCAACCTGGAGTTATGAAGTCTAAAGTTGCAGATCAAATTAATCCCCCAAAACCAAATCAGAAACACAATTCCACTTCACATTTGCTTTAACTAGTAGAAATTAATCAAGCGAGGTTTACAACATGTCACAGCACGGCAACAATTGGTGGCCATCAACGGAAGATACTGATAAACAAGCAACCCCAAAGTTCAACCTCCTCAGAAATATTACGACAAACAAAACGCATGATCTGATGTTCACATATAATCATCCGCATCAATTCCACAACCTCTCGTCTGTGTAATGTTCTCCTGCTCAAGGTTTCATGATATCTCTCTTTCCATCATTACACGATGCTAGAGCAAAGTAGGCCTTTGCAAGTTGCCAAGTTGGAATTTGGAGACTTGACGAGTCTGGCATGTTCGGGTAGTCTTGGAACTGGTGTTGGCACCCATGGGAGCACCAGTGGGTAGAACTTAAAACGCTCGAGTAAACTCTTTTCAACTATCTTTAACCATTCTCCTGTATGAATGTTGTACCTGAAAATCTCTCCAATAGAATAACCTTCACCTATATGCAGATACACGGTCCCATCGTCACTAGGGTCAAAACCAAGAGGAAGGACTAGGTACATGGCATCATCATCTGGAACCATTTCCCAATCCAGTGCATAATTCTTCACCCTCTGATCCAAACAAAACTTGCCGGCTGCCGTGGAGACTTCTTCTTCATTCAACTCCACAACATACAAAACAAGGGTTTCAAGGTCGTGACCTAACACCCTCTGTTCACACCTACACACTGAAGAACACAAGTGTCGTCCCACGCATGCTGATCAAATTCAATGAAACGACATCTGTACTGACCAATACCATCATCAGGAGTACCATAACTGCTAGTACTAGGTACACTAGTACTATTCCTGTCGGTGATCATGAATGGATCTACTCCAATAAGAAAGTCGCAATCATGAGCCATCCAATACAACACACCATTCCAGGGAAAGTATATTTGGGTATCGATGGAATTATTATGAACAGGTGATGGGGTTGTGACAATTGATTCAGTCCATTCACCGGTCTCAGAAGAGAAGATCTGTACTTTGAATTTGCAGGATAATTTCTTTTCAGGATCATCAATTAATCTCACAACCCTGTACCTAAAATCAGTATTAAGTTGGATGTGGTCGTGAATGTCTTTGTCTTTCCTGCACTGGTAGTAAGGAAGATCGCAGATAAATCCCACTGCTGCGAACTGGCAGAGTTGAGGAGGGGGAGGAAGAGGTACCCATTGGTTTGTGTATGCATTGCAGATGTAGTAATCACGTTGATATAAATTGCTTGCACAGCACAATACTAAGTCATTATAGGTACCTACCACAATTGGCTCCTCGTTCAAATGGTTAAAACTCATAAGACTTCCAAATAACCGGGTTAGCGGCTTGCCCGACGATGATAGTCTTTTGAGAAATTCCACCCCTCGTCTGTTTATCAGACTACGGATTATTTCTGTCTGTTTATCACTTTGGAGACATAGGAAGCGACCAATGAAACTAGGATCAGACATGAGACTGCACCAATGCTTGGATACGCACTTGCACTGAGAAACATATTTATAGCAAGGAAGTCGACTCAGGATTTCAACCAAGACACCCTCTGGAAGATCACCAATGTTGATATTATTCATCAATATTGATGACGGTCTTGTTGCTACGGCTATTGATGATGATCGTTTTATTCTTTTCGAGTGATGAAGCTGATCAGACACGGGTACAGCTACAAGTGACGATCGTGAACTGTGAACTCCTTCTGTACCATCTCTCATGGTGGTCAGCAAAACAAAGACTGCAGAAAATTTTTAAGTTAAATCTTACAATTCAGCTTTATTGGCTTCAAAAGCGATCGACCTAATTGAATCAACAAAAAGAAGAGTCTTGATGGCAGTCATACACAACAGACATTCTAAAATAAACTTGACCAGCCACCCATATTGTCAGTATAATTTAACCAACAGCTGACACTATTCACTCAAGAGATAGAAAAATACTGATAACTTTGCATTAACTCCCTTAAGCCTATGACTCAATGTATGATTGCAGTGAAGTTCTATGGTAGTTCAGACCATTGATGTTATGTAACAACCAGCTACAATTTAGGAAATAAATCTCCGTACTAAGACAAATTACTGCTACGAAATCACAAAACCGGAAAATCATAAATAGAAACACAGAGCCAAATCACTAATTGCTGAAAATACCTAATCAATCATCAACACCCGATCAAGAACTCTACGAATTTGACAATGCTAACAAAACTCCAAATCAATCAAAACCTAACAAGCAAATAAATCCAATAAAATAAAACAGAAACAAAATCAAGATAAGGCGGTGGAGGAGTTGAGCCAGACCTCAAGGCGTCGGCGCGTGAACTGAGAGCCTTATCGGAAAGGCCTAGAGGTTTGGAATCTTTGTCGTCCGGCGGCGGAGTGAAGTGGCGAACACGGAGACGGCAAAGAAGAGCTGGGAGACTGGAGAGGATGCAGAAGATGGTACTGGAATGGGGCGGTGTTTCTCAATTTGGAACGGCTTGAGTTCAGGGGGTTTGTAAACGAGTGAGGTAAGCACTGGGGAGGATCGGTGAGAGAAAATAAGTATCGAAAATCTACTTTAAAATATTAATTACTAATAGTTTAATTTTAATGATGTTCACGTAATTAATCATAAATTTAATAATAAAAAAATAAAATATTTAATTTTAAAATAATATAATAATATTTTTCACCGTGAATGCAGTCAACCATGAACGTATGATTGAAGCAGGTCTTATTGATGACATCAAAGTACTTGTTAAAGTTTTTTAATTGTTTTCTGTATGTCATGTTAGTAGCGAGTGTAATGGAGTTGCACATTATGAGGATAGACTTGTTACTATCTGGTGTAGACAACCTCCAGATTGCATTCTGGATGTGCTGCAATTCGAGTGTAAGCAGACCTCTTGATGATATTTCTCACTTGAAAAAAAAAAAAAAAACTAGCTAACTGTATAGTTGTACGGAAGTGATTTGGGTGATAAATCATGTCGAGAATGTTACCCGCGCCTTCTAGCTGAATCCGAGGCCAGGGATCTCCATCCACCACGTGTCCAATCAGGTTCTGCTCCGCTAGCCTCTAGTCCCCTCATGTCCTCTCCTTCAATCATTTCCTCCACACCTTTTTCTGCGTCTCCAATTTCACCGCTACTCTTCCAACTCATCCCACCCACATATTGATCGGAATCTCTCCCGGCATGGGAATTCCGAGCGACGACGTCGTCGTTATCCAGAAAGCAAAACGGCCCGGCGAGCCTTGCGTCATCACCGTTAATTGCCCGGATAAGACCGGCCTGGGTTGCGATATCTGCAGAATCATCCTCGATTTCGGGCTCTACATCAAAAAAGCAGGTAGTGGAAAATGTTCAGCTTGCTAATGTTTAGTTTTTGGGTTTCACATTTGGCCCTTTTTATCGTACACAATTTTGTTGTAGCTGTTTAAGATGTAGAGTATGATTATTTGGTGAGATTTGTGAGTTTGTTTTTTCGGGCTGAGATCGGTATTTAAGTACTTTCCGGTTTCTTGATCACTATTTATGCAGGAACCAAATAGCAAGATAGGGACTTTTTATTTTGTTTTGGTTGTTTTCATTGGTTTTGGTACGTAGGTATTAGTACTAGGATAGAATCTCAGATTTTGAGTTTAGTGTTCCATATGTTCATTTTTCATCTTACCATGAATCCAGTTTATGCATTAATTCCATGTCATCTGCCAAATTAGGTGGTGTCAAAATTTGGGAAATATTTGGTGGCTGTAGTATTGTGTGTAATTGTTTTTCAAGTTGGAAGTCAAATGCTTCAATGTGCATTGTAGCTAGAGAATCATGTATTGTTCAGGTTTATGCATACTGGCCTGATATATTTTCTTGTACTTTGATGAAATTTCAATGTAGATTTTTCGACTGATGGGATATGGTGCTACCTTGTATTATGGGTGGTTCCAAATTCAAGCTCAACAGCGGTGAAATGGTCGAATTTGGAGAAGCAGCTCCTATCCGTGTGCCCGTCATGTTCTGTTCCGTATTACTTCTACCCCCAGCCTACATGTTCGGCCCCTGCAGTTTATCTATTAAAGTTTCTTTGCTCTGACCGTTATGGATTATTGCATGGTAAGGGAAATATCTCCCACTTCCACTTCACGAACAAATAATAGCTTTGTTCAATTGTCTCCCTCCAGCTCTAATCTCATGTTGCCTTTGTCTTAGATGTCACTGAAATTCTGTCTGATCTTGAGCTTGCGATTCAAATGGTGAAAGTGACAACAACACCAGATGACAGGGTCTTGGACTTGTTCTTCATAACAGATAACATGTGAGTTTTGCTTTGGTGTTCCTTTTCTGTTTTCTAGATCTCAAAGTTTTATCATTTTCTGATTTCTGACATTGGCAGTCGCGTTCTTTGGACAAAGTTATTAGATCTTGCATAGTTGTTTACTTGCCTTTAATTTATCCCTGTCTGACTGACGATGCCTTGGGTTTTCAGAAATTCTGTATGATAATATGCTTGTTTTCACACGTTTACATGGTTTCTATGGTGAATTGGTATTTACTTTAAGACATAATAGGTTTAGTTTCTTAGGTACTTAGCTTGCCTAAAGGTAGACAATATGGGACAAGGTGTATTTACTTTCCTCTTTCTCACTGAGCTGATATTGATTCCTAACTTGCAAATTTTTTGCTGATCAATTGGTAAAGGATAAGATATCGTTATCCTCAGAACCAGGAATATAACTGCATCTAGTCAAAATTATTGTCCTCGTTTCGGCATTCTTGGTAGTGTAATAAGTCGGTTATTGTGAAATGTAATATTGTATTTACTTATTAATAATGTATGGGCTAATTCTGATTTCAGGGAGCTTCTGCACACAAAGGAGCGGCAAGATAAGACATTGAAACAGTTGCAAGCTGTGTTGGGTGAGTCGTGTACTAGTTGCGAACTCCAGTTGGTAGGTCCTGAGTATGATCCCCACCATGGCATCTCTTCTCTGTCTCCTGTAGTAGCCGAAGAGCTATTTAGATGTGAGCTTTTGGATAAAGAAATCCGTTCTCAAGCTCTTAGTCCAGATATGGCTAAACTAAAGAACGCCAATGTGACAATAGACAACTCATTGAGCCCGGCACACACATTACTTCAGATCCACTGTGTTGATCACAAGGGTCTCTTTTATGACATTATGAGAACTTTGAAAGACAGCAACATCAAGGTATAGATTCTTATATCATTTCTTTTCCAGACAACATCAGATCATGTTTAGTAAGTAGGGTTTTATGGTGTTAGTTTGGTCAGCATATGCTGGATCCTACCTGTCCTAGAATGGTAAAATTCCCAGCCTCTTAATAAGATGAGTGTGGTTAGCTGGTTTCAAGGTCCTAGTTGCCACAGGTTTCCCTACATAAGAATGGGGTTGAATTCTGACTTCAAAAAGGGTGATGGGAGAGTTATATGCGCATTTGGCGCATGTGGAATGAATGTGAGTTGGTGGAACTCTTACATTTTGGAAAGTTAGGTTAGCTGGTTTCCAAGGCCCTAGTTGACACAGGATTCCCTACAAGGAATGGGGTTGAATTCTGACTTCAACCCCAACAAGGGTGATGGAAGAGTTATATGTACATTTGGCGTGTGTGAAAGAATGTGAGTTGGTGGAGCTTTTAAATTATGAAAAACTAGGTTTCTTTGCTAGATAATGTGGTGCTGAGACCTAAAGTTTTCACTTTTGTTCTGCTGTATTTTTGTTTTGTTAATATGCAGAAACATGGAAACCCAATCCATTAGCCAAGGGGTTTGTAGATGTAAAATTATTCAAAAGACATTTTACCTTGTGGACCCTATAAACTTGTAGAATGTAATAAGTATCTTTCTCCTATTTACTTAATATATCATGCTCCTTTTGTATGCCAATTTATCTTTTCTATATCATTTTCATTGCCCCTGTGTTCAATTGCTGTTCTCAACCCTTGACTTATAGGAAATCGCACTCCTTTTGTACACCAATTTATATTTCTATACTCATTTAGTCATTTTCATCAACCCCATAGATTTCAGTCCCTGTTCTCAACCCTGCCTATAGGAAATCAAGCTCCTTTGTATGCTGATATATCTTTCTATACACATTTTCATTGATCCCATAGAGTTCAATTGCTGTTCTCAACCCTTGACGTATAGGAACTCGATTTTTGCTTTACTAACCCCCAAACTTCCTTGCAGTGGCTTTCTGCATCCTCTTATTTTGTTCTATCTTAACAAACTCATAAACACACAGAAACCATGTTAGAGACAAACAAGTGTTTGTTGGCCATGAAATACGAAGCCAAAAGATCAAATTTTGTTTGCCAGGAACATTTTGACTGTTCTTATCTTCTATTTTCTTATGTGATGTCATCTGAAGGTGTACATTGCCAGATTGATAAGGTTTTGCAAATTTTTGATGCAAAATGTTTGGCCATCTTTTCTTGTTCAGATAGCTT from Fragaria vesca subsp. vesca linkage group LG3, FraVesHawaii_1.0, whole genome shotgun sequence harbors:
- the LOC101294921 gene encoding histone H4-like, which encodes MSGRGKGGKGLGKGGAKRHRKVLRDNIQGITKPAIRQFISSQNFPAKMSGRGKGGKGLGKGGAKRHRKVLRDNIQGITKPAIRRLARRGGVKRISGLIYEETRGVLKIFLENVIRDAVTYTEHARRKTVTAMDVVYALKRQGRTLYGFGG
- the LOC101295495 gene encoding uncharacterized protein LOC101295495; the protein is MGIPSDDVVVIQKAKRPGEPCVITVNCPDKTGLGCDICRIILDFGLYIKKADFSTDGIWCYLVLWVVPNSSSTAVKWSNLEKQLLSVCPSCSVPYYFYPQPTCSAPAVYLLKFLCSDRYGLLHDVTEILSDLELAIQMVKVTTTPDDRVLDLFFITDNMELLHTKERQDKTLKQLQAVLGESCTSCELQLVGPEYDPHHGISSLSPVVAEELFRCELLDKEIRSQALSPDMAKLKNANVTIDNSLSPAHTLLQIHCVDHKGLFYDIMRTLKDSNIKIAYGRFSPATKGYRDLDLFIQRKDGKKIQDPEEQSVLCLNLKVEMLHPLRVIIANRGPDTELLVANPVEKSGKGRPLVFFDVTRALKALKICIFSAEIGRRISAVDREWEVYSFLLEENTKFQFSNMVAKNQIVDRVRRTLMGW
- the LOC101294348 gene encoding F-box only protein 8-like; protein product: MRDGTEGVHSSRSSLVAVPVSDQLHHSKRIKRSSSIAVATRPSSILMNNINIGDLPEGVLVEILSRLPCYKYVSQCKCVSKHWCSLMSDPSFIGRFLCLQSDKQTEIIRSLINRRGVEFLKRLSSSGKPLTRLFGSLMSFNHLNEEPIVVGTYNDLVLCCASNLYQRDYYICNAYTNQWVPLPPPPQLCQFAAVGFICDLPYYQCRKDKDIHDHIQLNTDFRYRVVRLIDDPEKKLSCKFKVQIFSSETGEWTESIVTTPSPVHNNSIDTQIYFPWNGVLYWMAHDCDFLIGVDPFMITDRNSTSVPSTSSYGTPDDGIVCRCEQRVLGHDLETLVLYVVELNEEEVSTAAGKFCLDQRVKNYALDWEMVPDDDAMYLVLPLGFDPSDDGTVYLHIGEGYSIGEIFRYNIHTGEWLKIVEKSLLERFKFYPLVLPWVPTPVPRLPEHARLVKSPNSNLATCKGLLCSSIV